In one window of Clavelina lepadiformis chromosome 4, kaClaLepa1.1, whole genome shotgun sequence DNA:
- the LOC143451375 gene encoding guanine nucleotide-binding protein G(q) subunit alpha-like isoform X2 yields the protein MELACFLSKAEREQRRVNKAIEDSIRRTSKDNKREMKLLLLGTGESGKSTFIKQMRIIHGDGYNEEDKRSFIKLVYQNILTSMQNMTAAMNTLHIEYENEENYSNAEEFRDIQIDKVSDYRDFVIFVPFIQKLWQDQGIQRCYDRRREYQLSDSTNYYLSALERIKDANFLPTQQDILRVRIPTTGIIEYPFDLDQIIFRMVDVGGQRSERRKWIHCFENVTSIMFLVALSEYDQVLVEAGNENRMEESKALFRTIITYPWFHNSSVILFLNKKDLLEEKIEHSNLADYFPDFEGPPKDANSAREFILCMFVDLNPDQDKIVYSHFTCATDTENIRFVFAAVRDTILQANLKEYNLV from the exons ATGGAGCTGGCATGCTTTCTGTCAAAGGCCGAGAGAGAGCAACGGCGCGTAAATAAAGCGATTGAGGATAGTATACGAAGAACTTCCAAGGACAACAAAAGAGAGATGAAATTACTCTTGTTGG GCACTGGTGAGAGTGGAAAAAGCACCTTCATCAAACAAATGCGAATTATCCACGGAGATGGATACAACGAGGAAGACAAACGAAGTTTCATCAAACTTGTATACCAAAATATTCTCACATCAATGCAGAATATGACAGCTGCTATGAATACGCTTCATATAGAatatgaaaatgaagaaaattat AGCAATGCTGAAGAATTTCGAGATATCCAAATCGACAAAGTGTCAGATTACAgagattttgttatttttgttccaTTTATTCAAAAACTTTGGCAAGACCAAGGCATTCAAAGGTGTTATGACCGAAGAAGAGAATACCAGTTATCAGACTCCACTAATTA TTACCTTTCCGCTTTGGAGCGGATAAAAGATGCAAACTTCCTACCAACGCAACAAGACATCTTACGAGTCAGAATTCCAACTACTGGCATCATTGAATACCCTTTTGATTTAGATCAAATTATATTTAG AATGGTTGATGTTGGGGGTCAGAGGTCAGAAAGAAGAAAATGGATTCATTGTTTTGAGAATGTGACCTCCATTATGTTTCTGGTAGCACTGAGCGAGTATGATCAGGTGCTTGTTGAAGCAGGCAATGAG AACCGTATGGAAGAGAGCAAGGCGTTGTTTCGAACCATCATCACCTACCCATGGTTTCATAATTCATCTGTAATTCTTTTCCTCAACAAGAAGGACTTACTGGAAGAGAAAATCGAACATTCAAACCTCGCTGACTACTTTCCCGATTTTGAAG GTCCACCGAAAGACGCAAATTCGGCTCGAGAATTCATCCTCTGTATGTTCGTCGATCTGAACCCAGACCAGGACAAGATAGTCTACAGTCACTTCACATGCGCGACAGACACCGAGAACATCCGCTTCGTCTTCGCTGCAGTCCGGGACACCATCCTTCAGGCCAATCTCAAGGAGTACAATCTTGTTTGA
- the LOC143451375 gene encoding guanine nucleotide-binding protein G(q) subunit alpha-like isoform X1: MGVINIVANCCKSNEEIEAEKINGQIERELRRHKKDARRELKLLLLGTGESGKSTFIKQMRIIHGDGYNEEDKRSFIKLVYQNILTSMQNMTAAMNTLHIEYENEENYSNAEEFRDIQIDKVSDYRDFVIFVPFIQKLWQDQGIQRCYDRRREYQLSDSTNYYLSALERIKDANFLPTQQDILRVRIPTTGIIEYPFDLDQIIFRMVDVGGQRSERRKWIHCFENVTSIMFLVALSEYDQVLVEAGNENRMEESKALFRTIITYPWFHNSSVILFLNKKDLLEEKIEHSNLADYFPDFEGPPKDANSAREFILCMFVDLNPDQDKIVYSHFTCATDTENIRFVFAAVRDTILQANLKEYNLV; the protein is encoded by the exons ATGGGAGTTATAAACATTGTAGCTAATTGTTGTAAATCGAACGAAGAGATAGAGGCTGAAAAAATTAATGGGCAAATTGAGCGTGAACTTAGACGTCATAAAAAAGATGCCCGTCGTGAACTGAAGTTATTATTGCTGG GCACTGGTGAGAGTGGAAAAAGCACCTTCATCAAACAAATGCGAATTATCCACGGAGATGGATACAACGAGGAAGACAAACGAAGTTTCATCAAACTTGTATACCAAAATATTCTCACATCAATGCAGAATATGACAGCTGCTATGAATACGCTTCATATAGAatatgaaaatgaagaaaattat AGCAATGCTGAAGAATTTCGAGATATCCAAATCGACAAAGTGTCAGATTACAgagattttgttatttttgttccaTTTATTCAAAAACTTTGGCAAGACCAAGGCATTCAAAGGTGTTATGACCGAAGAAGAGAATACCAGTTATCAGACTCCACTAATTA TTACCTTTCCGCTTTGGAGCGGATAAAAGATGCAAACTTCCTACCAACGCAACAAGACATCTTACGAGTCAGAATTCCAACTACTGGCATCATTGAATACCCTTTTGATTTAGATCAAATTATATTTAG AATGGTTGATGTTGGGGGTCAGAGGTCAGAAAGAAGAAAATGGATTCATTGTTTTGAGAATGTGACCTCCATTATGTTTCTGGTAGCACTGAGCGAGTATGATCAGGTGCTTGTTGAAGCAGGCAATGAG AACCGTATGGAAGAGAGCAAGGCGTTGTTTCGAACCATCATCACCTACCCATGGTTTCATAATTCATCTGTAATTCTTTTCCTCAACAAGAAGGACTTACTGGAAGAGAAAATCGAACATTCAAACCTCGCTGACTACTTTCCCGATTTTGAAG GTCCACCGAAAGACGCAAATTCGGCTCGAGAATTCATCCTCTGTATGTTCGTCGATCTGAACCCAGACCAGGACAAGATAGTCTACAGTCACTTCACATGCGCGACAGACACCGAGAACATCCGCTTCGTCTTCGCTGCAGTCCGGGACACCATCCTTCAGGCCAATCTCAAGGAGTACAATCTTGTTTGA